In Parvularculales bacterium, one DNA window encodes the following:
- the aceA gene encoding isocitrate lyase, which produces MSKTFYDLIPNAPKGRFDNVERPYTPADVEKLRGSVTIDYTLATRGAKRLWELLQTEDYVHSLGALSGNQAMQMVRAGLKAIYLSGWQVAADNNTAGTTYPDQSLYPANSGPELARKINRTLQRADQIEHSEGGAKREWFAPIVADAEAGFGGTLNCFEIMKAYIEAGAAGVHYEDQLASEKKCGHLGGKVLIPTQAHERNLHAARLAADVCGVPTLIMARTDAESARLITSDVDERDHEFIESGDRTPEGFYRLKEGTGLNHCIKRGLSFAKYADLLWWETSVPNLDEARMFAEAVKREHPDQMLAYNCSPSFNWEANLGRDTIARFQREIAAMGYKYQFVTLAGFHQLNYGMFQLASGYRDRGMAAYSELQQAEFDSEKDGYSATRHQREVGTGYFDLVSLAVSGGKSSTTALGASTEAAQFKAAE; this is translated from the coding sequence CTATGATTTGATTCCCAATGCACCCAAAGGGCGGTTTGACAACGTTGAGCGGCCTTATACACCTGCTGATGTAGAGAAACTGCGTGGCTCTGTTACAATTGATTATACGCTGGCTACCCGTGGTGCCAAACGGTTGTGGGAATTGTTGCAGACAGAGGATTATGTCCATTCCCTTGGCGCTCTGTCGGGCAATCAGGCCATGCAGATGGTGCGCGCCGGATTGAAAGCCATTTATCTGTCGGGCTGGCAGGTAGCCGCTGACAACAACACGGCGGGCACTACCTATCCGGATCAAAGTCTTTATCCGGCTAATTCCGGTCCTGAGTTGGCACGTAAAATTAACCGCACCCTGCAACGCGCTGACCAGATTGAACATTCAGAAGGTGGCGCAAAACGTGAGTGGTTTGCCCCCATTGTCGCAGATGCCGAAGCTGGTTTTGGCGGCACCCTGAACTGTTTCGAGATTATGAAGGCTTACATTGAAGCTGGGGCAGCAGGTGTTCACTATGAAGACCAGTTGGCTTCTGAAAAGAAATGCGGCCACTTGGGCGGCAAGGTTCTTATTCCGACTCAGGCGCATGAGCGTAATCTACACGCCGCCCGTTTGGCCGCTGACGTATGCGGTGTTCCTACCCTGATTATGGCCCGTACTGACGCTGAAAGCGCACGTCTTATTACTTCTGATGTTGATGAGCGTGACCATGAGTTCATTGAGTCTGGCGATCGCACACCGGAAGGATTTTATCGGTTAAAAGAAGGTACTGGCCTTAACCATTGCATCAAGCGCGGGCTGTCATTTGCTAAATATGCCGATTTGCTGTGGTGGGAAACCTCTGTACCTAACCTTGATGAAGCCAGAATGTTTGCCGAGGCTGTTAAGCGTGAACATCCTGATCAGATGCTGGCTTATAATTGCTCTCCTTCTTTCAATTGGGAGGCTAATCTGGGCCGTGATACCATCGCCCGCTTCCAACGTGAGATTGCCGCCATGGGATACAAATATCAATTTGTTACTCTGGCGGGCTTTCACCAATTGAACTATGGCATGTTCCAGCTGGCATCGGGCTATCGTGACCGGGGCATGGCGGCTTATTCTGAACTGCAACAAGCCGAGTTTGATTCTGAAAAAGACGGCTACAGCGCTACCCGCCATCAGCGCGAAGTGGGAACAGGATATTTTGACCTCGTCTCTCTGGCTGTTTCCGGCGGTAAGTCCTCTACCACGGCCCTTGGTGCCTCTACCGAGGCGGCTCAGTTCAAAGCGGCAGAATAA